Sequence from the Ancalomicrobiaceae bacterium S20 genome:
AACCTCGGCGGCCGCTGGCTGCAGGATCGCGGCAACATCGCCGGCAACCCCTATGGCCTGAACTCGACGAGCTTCGTCGGCGGCCTGCAGGGCGGTTACAACTACCAGATCGGCAACATCGTGCTCGGCCTGGAGGCCGACGTGGACTACGGCCGCAACAGCCGGACCTCGCTGCTGGCGACCGGCGACCAGATCCGCACCCGTCTCGACTGGTCGGGCTCGGTGCGCGGTCGTGCCGGCTACGCCTTCGACCGCTTCCTGGTCTACGGCACCGGCGGTCTCGCCTGGGCGAACTTCGACACGCGCGGCACGGATGCGGCCGGCAATACGTCGTCGTCGAGCCGCACCCGCGCCGGTTGGACGGTCGGTGGCGGCCTCGAATATGCCGTGACCAACAACGTCTCGGTCCGGGGCGAGTATCTCTATGCCGACTACGGCAGCCCGACGATCAGCTACCCCGGCACGGCGGTCGGCTCGCATCGCGAGACCCTGACGTCGCACCTGGCCCGGATCGGCGTGAACTGGAAGTTCTGAGCCGCAGCCCGAACGTCCGAGAGCGGTATCCGATCAGACCGGATCGGGTACCGCTTTCCTGTTTGTCGCATCCGTTTCTTCCGATCGGCGCGGTTCGCCGCGATCCGGCCTTTGCTCCCAAGCGACGGCGTCCGGTTCCGCATTGCGCGGCCGGGCGCCGTTGGTGTTTTCGGCGTCGTCTGACAGCGGGAGCGGTGCACAAGTCTCGTTGCGCTGCGGCAGCCTCAGCGGTGTTAACCACGTTTCCGAACCGCTCCTTAACCGCGATCGCCCTATTAGGGTTACCAGTTCCCCGGCAGAGCCTCCGGGGCTCGGTCTCATCAACGAAGGATATTTTCCATGTTCCGCGTTTCCTTCGCCTTCGCGAGCGCGCTCACGCTCCTGGCCGCCGGCCCGGCTCTGGCTGCCGACATGTACGGCGGCAACCCGCCGCCGGCCGCCTACACCGCCTATCAGCCGGCCGGAACCGCGCCGGGCAACTGGCAGGGTGCCTATATCGGCGTTCAGGCCGGCTACAATTTCGGTGGCGCCCGTGACCGCTTCAATGGCGGTCCGACCGTGAGCCCGAGCTTCGGAGGCGCCGTTGGCGGCGTCTACGGCGGCTATAACGCCAATATCGGCCAGAACGTCGTGGTCGGCGTCGAAGCCGACGCCAACCTCTCGGGCCAGAGCTCGACCTCGACGGTCGGCGGCGTGAACTACAAGAACCGTTCCGGCTGGAACGCCAGCCTGCGCGCCCGCGCCGGCGTCGGTTTCGAGCGCGTCATGCCCTACGCCACCGCCGGTGTCGCGCTGGCCGAGAACAAGGTCTCGACCCCGACCGCCTCGTCCACGCCGACCAAGGTCGGCGTCGCGCTCGGCGTCGGCATGGAAGGCCAGATCACCAACAACATCATCGCGCGCGGCGAATACATGTATCAGGGCTTCGGCAACTCGACCCACACGCTCGGCGGCCAGACCCTGACCAGCTCGTTCTCGAACAACCAGCTCAAGGCCGGCGTCGCCTACAAGTTCTGAGATCGCGACCCGCCGGCATCCGGCGCGATCCTTCGCCAACCAAAAAAGCCCGGCCGCATCTGCGGCCGGGCTTTCGCATTTGGGCGATCCGCGTGACGCAGGCTCGTCTCAGGGGACGACCTTGGTCTTCTCGAACGACGGAACGCGCGCGGCGAAGGCGTCGAGCCAGGTGACCAGCTTCGGATGCTCGGCGCGCCAGGCACCGGCGAAGCGCAGGTCGAGGTAGCCGAACGCGCAAGCGAGCGCGATCTCGCCGACGGTCAGCTGTTCGGGCAACGCCGGCGGCGCGGCCTCGAGCATGGCGAGCACGCGCGCGACCTTGCCGGCCTGATGGTCGACCCAGGTCTTCGAGCGCTCGTTCTCGGTGCGCATGCGGTTCTCGTAGACCTGCAACAGCGCGGCATCCATCAGGCCGTCGGCGAGCGCCTGCAGGCGCAGCGCGGCGAAGCGGGCCTTGGGCTCGGCCGGCAGGATCTTGCCGCCGCCGGCGAGGTGATCGAGGTACTCGACGATGACGCGCGAGTCGTAGAGCGCGAAGCCGTCCTCGCCGACCAGCACCGGGATCTTGCCGAGCGGGTTCTGGCTGCGCAGCGAATCCGAGGGGTTGTTGGTGTCGGCGACCTCGATCGTGATCCGATCCATCAGGCCGAGTTCATAGGCCGCGATCTTGACCTTGCGGCCGAAAGGCGAGGGCGGGGAGGAGCGGAGCACGTACATGGGGAGCGCGAACCTTGTCCTTGGTCGAACGGAGCCTCGGGTATAGGGCCGCGCATCGGGGAGGGGAAGCGCGTCCAGGGCATGGACGGATGCGCGTTTGCGTGAGCCGGCTCCGCCGCCCGTCCCGGCTCAGCGCGGGAACACGCGGGTCCAGCTGTCCGGCTCGCCGCCGCCGCAATCGGCGTTGGAGCGGAATTCCTCCATGGCGAAGGCGAAATCCTTCCAGCGCCACTGACCGCGGCTGCCGCAATCGGCGCCGCCGCGGCCGCGGAAGGTCGAGGTCAGCCGGGCTTCCTTGCTGTCGAAGGCGATGTTGAACACCAGATCCGAGCCCCTCCAGCCGAAGGCCGGATCGAAACTGGCGAAATAGAGCGGCGTGATGCCGCCGATCTCGCCCGATTCGACAACCCAGATCCGGTAGCTGACATTGCCAGCCGAGGCGGCACAGGGGATGCCGTAGAGCATCGCCGTCTTCGACAGGGGGCCGATCACCGGCTTCACCGCCTTCAGGAGCGGCGAATTCGGCGCCTCGCAGTCGCTGGCGGCCATGTGGCGCTCGATGAGGCGCGGCGGCACGCCCTGGCGGACGATCAAGTCGGCCTTAGTCACGACAGGCGCGGGCGCGAGGCCCGGCGGAGCGACCGCCTCGCGCTTGGCGCCCTTCTTGCCGAGCCGCTCGTCGGTCCAGGCGAGGAGCTTGTCGAGGCCGTCGAGCGTGAAATCGGCGTCGTGAGGCGCGCCGGCGACGTCGATATATTCGAGCCGCAGCGTCTTTGCCTTGAGGAGGCTCGCGAGCAGCGTCGCGGCCGTCTTCTGGTCGGTCAGCCAGAAGGCGTCCGGGCGCTCGAACGGCGCATAGCCCGTGCGCGGGTCGAGATCGAACAGGCGCTTGCCGTCGACGCGGACGCTGATCGGGCGCTCGCGGTCGGCGATGGCGCCCGGCATGATCACGCCGAGCGCGATGCCGTCGCTGCCGGGCAGCCGGCCAATCAGCAGCGCCTGCAGGCCGCTCGCCGAGGCGAGGCTGGCGCGGCAGAGGCCCGCGGCCGGATCGCAGGCGCCGTTCCAGCCGGCGAAGGCCTTTGTCTCGAAATTTGCCGGGCTGGCGGGCGACTGGGCTGCGGGTGGCTGGGCTGCGGCCGGCTGACCAGCCGAGGGGTGGACGACCTCGCCCGGTGCGGCTTGGGCCGGGGCGGCGGGCGCGGCTTCGGCCGGCTTTGCTTCGGTGCTGGCGGGCGCCGCGCCGCCGGGCGCTTTCTGGGCTTCGGCGGAGCCGATCACGCCGAGGGCGAGACCGCAGGCGAGGACGCGGCCGAGAAGCGGCGCGCGGCGCGGAAATACGAAAGACACGGACGTCACGACGGCTCCGTTCCAATCACGAGGACCAAATGGGATATGGGGCTCGAGCGAGAAAAATCAGCCGCGCACGGCGGGCATGAAGACGCGATCGATGCGGCAGGCGCGGCGATCGACCTCCGGGCAGGCGCGAAACCCGCTCAGATCCTTCTTGATGCAGAGCCGGACCTCCTGGAGGTTCCGGCGGTCGCAGAGCACGGCGATCTCGCCGGCATCGAGCGTGCGGTTGCTGTCGCGAAACGCGCGTTCGACCTCGCCGGGGGCGACCATCTCGGGCTTTGCGGGCGCGACATAGGCGGCAGGGATTCGGATTTTCGACACGAGCGAGCGGATCGCGGCGAAGTAGCGCTCCGCGGTCATGCCGGAGCAGGTGCCGTGCTTCTCCCATTCGTGGCGGATCAGAGCAGGGTTCGGCATCAGATCGAGCATGCCGCGCACGAGGCCTTCCGGCAGGCGGCGGTCGCCGGGGCACGAGGACGGGAAGCCGCGATCGTACTGCGGCCACAGGCCGTGGACGACGAAACCGTAGGGCCGCGTGCATTGCACGTCGCCGCGCGCAGCGCCCGGACCGGCGCAGTAGGTCGGCGACCAGGACAGCGACAGAACCCAGAAATCGAAGTCACCGGGCACGCCGCCGGCACGCGCGGAACCCGCGAAGGGCGTCGCGACCACGAGCAGCATCGCCGCGATCAGGCCGAACATCGTCGCGCGCACCTCGCCGAGCAGGCCGGTAACAGGCCGGCGAGCCAGCATGGAGTTCGGACTACGTTCGGACATGGGCGGGCTTCCGGCGAGAACGGGATCGGCAATCGGGCGAACGGCGGGCAGGGACGAGGCGCCGCGCGGGCGCCTCACCACCACTTGCGCACGGTCCGGCAGGTGCCGTCGTGCTGGCGCCAGGGTTCGCGGCCGGCGAGGCAGAACTCGACGTTCCAGCTCACGCCGGCGAAACCGTAGTTGTTCTCGATCAGATAATAGAGCTGCGGATGCTTGCCGTTGTTCAGCAGCGCATGCGCCTGACAGTAGCGGCGCACGGTCGGGCTGTTGCGGTCGAAGGCCCAGAGGCGGATCTGGCGGACCTTTTCGACCGCGCCGAGGCTCTCGCCGCGGTGATTGACGTTCATGTCGGCGTAGGAGAACCGGTCGCGGATCGTGTCGAGCACGGCGGCATCGTCGCAGGACGGCAGCGCGGCGGCGGAGGGCATCGCCAAGACGGCCTGTTCGACAATCCCGGCTGTGGCCGGCGCGACGGTGCCGAGAAACGACGCGAGCAGGGCGGAGCCGGCGAGGATGGGGGCGGCGAGACGGCGAGACATCGTCGGACTCCTCGAAGTTGACCCGACTCGGGTTAACGCACGTTAACGAATGTGGTCGGGACGATGCTCGACCCCGGTCCTGCGGTCAAGGCCGCGCCGGGGACATGCGTGCCCGTGCCGTCGATCGATTGCAAACGGAAAACAGGAGAGCCCTGCCGCGGTTCCCTCGGGCGGGGCGCTCCGTCGTGGTCTGGTAAATCGGAGCTTTACTCCGGCACGATCCAGCGCACCGAAGCGCCCGCACCAGGGCCGACGGAGAGCCGCTCGGCCAGCGCGCGGCCGAGCGTGGCGATCTCGCCGTCGAGCTGCCAGGGCGGACTCACGACCACCATGCCGCAGGCCGACAGAGGCCGGTCGGCCGCGACACGCGCGACCCGGAACTCGGCCGCGAGGATCTTACGAATGCCGGTGTCGGCGAGGCGCGCGTAGAAGCGCTTCACCTCGGCCTCGTCCTTGATCGGATACCAGAGCGCGAAGACGCCGGTCGCGAAACGGCGATAGCCCTCGACGAGCGCATCCGTCAGATGGCGGAACTCGTCGCGGCTCTCGAACGGCGGATCGATCAGGACGAGCCCCCGGCGCTCCTTCGGCGGCAGGAAGCTCTTCGGCGCGAGCCAGCCGTCGAGTTCGATCACCTTGGTCTGGATGTCGCCGGCGAAGCGCGCGGCGAGCGTCTGGGCGTCGGCCGGATGCAGTTCGGTCAGGGTCAGCCGATCCTGCCTGCGCAGCAGGGTTCGGGCGATGGCGGGCGAGCCTGGATAGTGGCGCAGGGCCTCGGGCGCGAGCGGGCCGGCGGCGGACTCGTGGTCGTTCGCGTGGGCGACGGTCGCCAGATAGGGCGCGATCAGCTCGGCGGCGGCGCCGGCGAGCGGCTTGGCGAGCAGCCGGGCGATGCCGTCGCGCCACTCGCCGGTGCGGGTCGCCTCGTCGGCCGCAAGGTCGTAGAGGCCGATGCCGGCGTGGGTATCGAGGATCCGGAACGCGGCGTCCTTGCGCTGCAGGCCGAGGATCAGGCGCACCAGGACGGCGTGCTTGAAGACATCGGCGAAGTTTCCGGCATGAAAGGCGTGGCGATAGTTCATCGGGTGTACGGCAATTGGCGTGCGGTGATCAGCGTGCGGGGATCTCGATGCGGCGGCCTCGGGCGAGCGGGGGCGCGCTATGCGGACGGGCTGAGAGCGGGCCGACGACCGGCCGGGGGCATGGCGGCGAGCCCCGGCGGATCATCGTGGATATGGGTGGTCACGGGTCGTGAGCAGCGCCGCGATCGGAGATACGGGGCGGCGCGACATTCTCGTCGCCAAGCCACAGGGCTCGGCGCTGCTGCCGAATGCAGCGAAGTCTCGGACGGCCGTCTGTGGCCGGTGGTTTGGCCCCGAAGCCGACGAGTTCGGTCGGCGCCGTGGCCGACGGCAGCGAATTCCAATGTGGTCATCGGGTCGCCCTTCCGCGGGAAAGGCTGGTCCGACAACAGGTCTGGCCGCGGGATCGGCCGGTCGCTGGAAGACGGGCTCTGTAAAATCGAGGGCCCGAAGATTGGGGTCCAGGCAAAAACAATGGACCGGGAGGCGCGTCGAACCGACGACTGCCCGCGTGGCGCATACGCCCGATGGGCTACCCGGTGGGCTGGACGACGGACTCGACCGTCGCGGCCGGTCCCCGCCACCTTGGGAGCGCTCGCGTTCCGGATGGCGCCCCTGGCGCGCCGATCGCGCGCGAAACGCGGTCTGGCGTGCCCGCATCGCCGGGAAGCGATGCCCGGACGAAACTGCACCATCGAAAGATCAGGGCACCGGCGGCGTCGCCGGTGCCCGGTATCACTATCAGTCTTCCGGCATCTCAAAAGCCGGGGCCTCAGCCTCGCCGCCCTCGAGCGGCTGCAGGTTGACGGCCTTCGGGCCCTTGCCGCGCTTGTCCGGCTCGGTCTCGAACGAGACCTTCTGGCCCTTGTCGAGCGTGCCGAGACCCGAACGCTCGACAGCGCTCACGTGCACGAACACGTCCGCACCACCCTCTTCCGGGGTGATGAAGCCGTAGCCCTTCTCGGCATTGAAGAACTTCACGATGCCGTTCTGACGCGGGCCGCGCTCGACGGTCGGGCGCGGGGACGCGGACGGAAGCCGCCCTCGGCGCCACCGCCGAAGCCGCCGCCCTCGTCGCCGCCCTCGAAGCGACGGCGCGGACGGAAGCCGCCCTCGTCACCGCCGCCGCCGAAGCCGCCGCCACCGAAACCGCGGTCGCCACCGCCGAAGCCGCCACGGTCGCCGCCGCCGAAGCCGCCGCGACCACGTCCACCGCCGCCGCCGAAGCCGCCGCGATCACCACCACCGAAGCCACCGCGGTCCCCGCCGCCGAAACCTTCGTCGCGACCGCCGAAGCCGCGATCACGCCCGCCGCCGAAACCGCCGCGATCACCGCCACCGCCACGGCCGCCGCCGAAACCACGATCTCTCATTCCAAAGTCCTTTCCCGCGGGGATTGCCCCGTCACACGACAGCAGGCCCGAAAGCAGTCGCCTTCGCGCCCGAGATAGGCAGTCACGTTACGTCGGGACCAGGAATTGCGCGTTTGTCTGAAAAGAACCGGCCGCGCCGCCGTCTCGCCCAAGTTCCGAACCGCCGCCGATACGATTTATGACCGAGACGGGGCAAAAGGGCAAGGGCGCGCATAGAACGAAACCGCCCGCGCGCCGAAGGAAAAGGCGGCGGGTCAACTTGACCGGAGGGTCAATCCTCCGAAGACATCAGGTCGTCGGCTCCAAACGGGCACTCGCGACCACGATCTTGCGTCGTTTGCTCCAGATCACCACGGATCTATAGGTCGAAGGATCGACTTCGGCCGGCATCCGATAGATCTGACGGCCGACGATCTTCTTCAGTCGGCCAAGGGATACGCGTTTCGACGTGAGCACGTCGTCGGGCTTGGCGATGCGGTCGCCGGCGACGAGCAGGATTTCGAGATCCGGAACTTCGGAGACCTGAAAATCCTCGAGTTTCAACTCTCGGGCGGTGCTGGTCGGCTGAACGGTCACGGTGCCGGAGCCGCCATCCGGGATGGCGGCGCGGAACACACCTCTGAACCGCCGTTTCAGCGGATCCTTCTCGACCGTGGAGGCCGTGGCGGCGATCTTCTTGCCGGCCTTGCCCTTCTTGTCGGCGGCCTGGGGCGTCGGCTGGGCCGCGGGAATGGTGGTCGTGGTCGGCGGATTGTCGATCTTGAAGGCGCGCAGCGGTCCGGGGACCGCGGCGTCGCCGGCCTCGGTCGAGCCGGCAAAGGCCGGCCCGACGGGCAGGGCACCCGCGACGCCGCACAGCATTGCGATCCCCGCGAGGGCGGAGCCGGCAAAGGCGGGTCGGCATGCGATCGGAGGCATCGCGAAATCCTCGTCGCGCCCCACCGGGCGGCCACGGACTTGAGGCCGTGGACAAGAAGCGAAGCGTGAAATCGGGCGAAGGCTCGTCAGTTCCTCCCGATTAGCACGATCATCCTTAATACGAAACAAATTCGAGCGGCTTGAACGATCCGTCGCCGCAGGGCGACTGTCGCGGTCTCGATGCCGACGCTATATGGGGTTCATCGCCTTCGCGTGCACCCCCGCCGCACCTCCGTGGAGACCGGTTTCGATGTCCGATCAGACCCCGCCGTTCCGCATCGCCGTCGTTCCGGTCACGGCGTTCCAGCAGAACGCCAGCATCCTGTTCGAGACCGCCACCAAGACCGCCGCCGTGGTCGATCCTGGCGGCGACGTCGACAAGATCCTCGCGGCGATCGGCGAACTCGGCGTCTCGATCGAGAAGATCCTGATCACCCACGGCCATATCGACCACGCCGGCGGCGCGGCCGAGCTCAAGGAGCGGCTGGAGGCCGAAACCGGCCGCACGATCCCGGTCGAGGGGCCGCACCGGGCCGACTTCGTCCTGCTCGACCGCCTGCCCGAGACCGCGGCGCGCTGGGGCATGGAAGGGGTGCGCAAGCTGTCGCCGGATCGCTACCTCGACGAGGGCGACACCGTCACGGTCGGCTCGATCGGCTTCGAGATCCTGCATTGCCCCGGCCATTCGCCGGGCAGCGTGGTATTCTTCCAGCGCGAGGCGCGGTTCGCGCTGATGGGCGACGTGCTGTTCCAGGGCTCGATCGGCCGCACCGATCTGCCCGGCGGCGACCATGCGACGTTGATCCGCTCGATCACCGACAAGGTGCTGCCGCTCGGCGACGACGTGGCGTTTCTGCCGGGCCATGGCGGCATGAGCACGGTCGGCGAGGAGCGGCGGTCGAATCCGTTCCTGCGCTGATCGCGGGCGGGTCTTGCCGGCCGGGCGGGCGCTCGTCTCGGCCCTCGCGCGTTCAGGCCTCGTCGTCGAGGCCCATGGCGGCGAGCCCTTCCTCGAGCAGGTCGCCGACGTTCGGGATGCCGAGAAGGTAGCGCGCTGTCGAGCGGGTCGCGCGTTCGCCGGCCCGGCGCACGGCGGCGGGCCATTCGGTCGGCTCGAAATCGCCGCGGCCGATCCACACCAGGGCGACCAGATCGGCCTGCTCGTCGACATCGAGCCCGTTGATGACGCCGGCGACCACGTCGCCGGTCGCGTCGCCCGCCAGATCGGCGAGCACGTTGCCACCGTCGTCGAAGGCGTCCTGTGCCGCGCCGCCGCCACCGTCCTTGGCGTCGAGCAGGCGAAAATGCTCGATCAGCTCCCTGACCGTCTCGACCGAAATATCCATGGGGCCCCTCCCGGCTTGGTTCGTTGTGACGCGCGGTCCGTGCCGTCCGGCCGGATCGCCAAGATGGGACGGCGACGGTCGCGGCGCCTTGAGACGGATCAAGGAGCGCGATCAGTGGGGCGGATCGATGGTGGCCTCGCGGCGGCTGTCCGAGAGGCTTTCGATCTCTCCATCGGGCCGTGCTGGTCGGGCCGCGCGGCCGAACGTCTCACCCCTGTGCTGTGCGGTGCAGAATTCACGGGTCGATCGGGTCGACGCTGCAGGTAAAGTCGCATGTAAGTCGGCGTTAAAATCGATTTAAATCAACGGGTTCGGTTTTGCAGTCGTGTGTATTCGCAGGTGCGAAATGTCAAATTGAACAGTGCATTTTGTGATCGAATACGTGGCAATGACAGAAAATCGCGCTTGATGCATAGTCTTCCTGTCGGGGGCAGGGCGCCGAAAGCGCCCGCGATGGCGCGCGGCCGGGAGGGGCCGTGCGGCGCGATCGTGCCTCCCGGCCACCAATGGGAGGGAAGAACCATGAATCTCGTCACCGCTCTGGCCATCGTCATCGGCGCGCTGGGCGCCATCGCCACCTATCTCGTGCTCGGTCCGGCGGCTGGTCTCCAGCTGCAGATCTGGATCGTGTTCATCGCCTGGGCGAGCTACTTCCACTGCGGCGGCAACGAGGCGGCCGCCAAGAGTTCGTTCGTCGCCAACGTATGGGGCGCGGTCTGCGCCACCGTCGCGCTGATCCTGATCGGCAAGCTCGGCGGCCAGGGGCTCATCGTGATCTCGATCATCGTCGGCGTGACCGTGGCGATCATGATCCTCGGCGCCCATGTGCCGCTGCTCTCCGCGATCCCGGCGGCGGTCTACGGCTATGCCGCGACCGCCGGCTACGCGCTGCTCTCCAAGGCCGATGCGATGAACTTCGCGCCGGGCGGCGTGCTGACCACCGTGGTGCTGTCGTGTCTCGTCGGCGTCATCTTCGGCTGGCTGTCGGGCAAGATCGCCGGCGCGATCGCCAAGTGAGGCGCGCGCGCCTCTGAGCCGGGCCCGGGCTCGGCACTCGAGATCCACGGTCGCGGCCCCGGTTGCCGCGACCGTGGCGCTTCAGCATGCACGAGGCGCAGGTCTCGCATGTCCGAAGCGGCCGCGACTGGATTTTCGGCGCGTCACCTGCAATTTCCTCGGACAGTTTTCCCTGTCGAGGACATCCCATGCCGCAGATCGCCAACGGCTACGCGACGCCGGTCCTGCTCCTGCTCCTGTCGAACGTCTTCA
This genomic interval carries:
- a CDS encoding DUF1176 domain-containing protein, producing the protein MTSVSFVFPRRAPLLGRVLACGLALGVIGSAEAQKAPGGAAPASTEAKPAEAAPAAPAQAAPGEVVHPSAGQPAAAQPPAAQSPASPANFETKAFAGWNGACDPAAGLCRASLASASGLQALLIGRLPGSDGIALGVIMPGAIADRERPISVRVDGKRLFDLDPRTGYAPFERPDAFWLTDQKTAATLLASLLKAKTLRLEYIDVAGAPHDADFTLDGLDKLLAWTDERLGKKGAKREAVAPPGLAPAPVVTKADLIVRQGVPPRLIERHMAASDCEAPNSPLLKAVKPVIGPLSKTAMLYGIPCAASAGNVSYRIWVVESGEIGGITPLYFASFDPAFGWRGSDLVFNIAFDSKEARLTSTFRGRGGADCGSRGQWRWKDFAFAMEEFRSNADCGGGEPDSWTRVFPR
- a CDS encoding DM13 domain-containing protein, producing MPPIACRPAFAGSALAGIAMLCGVAGALPVGPAFAGSTEAGDAAVPGPLRAFKIDNPPTTTTIPAAQPTPQAADKKGKAGKKIAATASTVEKDPLKRRFRGVFRAAIPDGGSGTVTVQPTSTARELKLEDFQVSEVPDLEILLVAGDRIAKPDDVLTSKRVSLGRLKKIVGRQIYRMPAEVDPSTYRSVVIWSKRRKIVVASARLEPTT
- a CDS encoding outer membrane protein, yielding MNRSILRSALGATALLVFGGAAQAADLYRAPPAVAPAAVPTAIPAYAFNWTGFYVGANLGGRWLQDRGNIAGNPYGLNSTSFVGGLQGGYNYQIGNIVLGLEADVDYGRNSRTSLLATGDQIRTRLDWSGSVRGRAGYAFDRFLVYGTGGLAWANFDTRGTDAAGNTSSSSRTRAGWTVGGGLEYAVTNNVSVRGEYLYADYGSPTISYPGTAVGSHRETLTSHLARIGVNWKF
- a CDS encoding DUF1097 domain-containing protein, producing the protein MNLVTALAIVIGALGAIATYLVLGPAAGLQLQIWIVFIAWASYFHCGGNEAAAKSSFVANVWGAVCATVALILIGKLGGQGLIVISIIVGVTVAIMILGAHVPLLSAIPAAVYGYAATAGYALLSKADAMNFAPGGVLTTVVLSCLVGVIFGWLSGKIAGAIAK
- a CDS encoding ribonuclease T2; translated protein: MSERSPNSMLARRPVTGLLGEVRATMFGLIAAMLLVVATPFAGSARAGGVPGDFDFWVLSLSWSPTYCAGPGAARGDVQCTRPYGFVVHGLWPQYDRGFPSSCPGDRRLPEGLVRGMLDLMPNPALIRHEWEKHGTCSGMTAERYFAAIRSLVSKIRIPAAYVAPAKPEMVAPGEVERAFRDSNRTLDAGEIAVLCDRRNLQEVRLCIKKDLSGFRACPEVDRRACRIDRVFMPAVRG
- a CDS encoding cold-shock protein; protein product: MKFFNAEKGYGFITPEEGGADVFVHVSAVERSGLGTLDKGQKVSFETEPDKRGKGPKAVNLQPLEGGEAEAPAFEMPED
- a CDS encoding MBL fold metallo-hydrolase — encoded protein: MSDQTPPFRIAVVPVTAFQQNASILFETATKTAAVVDPGGDVDKILAAIGELGVSIEKILITHGHIDHAGGAAELKERLEAETGRTIPVEGPHRADFVLLDRLPETAARWGMEGVRKLSPDRYLDEGDTVTVGSIGFEILHCPGHSPGSVVFFQREARFALMGDVLFQGSIGRTDLPGGDHATLIRSITDKVLPLGDDVAFLPGHGGMSTVGEERRSNPFLR
- a CDS encoding glutathione S-transferase family protein, coding for MYVLRSSPPSPFGRKVKIAAYELGLMDRITIEVADTNNPSDSLRSQNPLGKIPVLVGEDGFALYDSRVIVEYLDHLAGGGKILPAEPKARFAALRLQALADGLMDAALLQVYENRMRTENERSKTWVDHQAGKVARVLAMLEAAPPALPEQLTVGEIALACAFGYLDLRFAGAWRAEHPKLVTWLDAFAARVPSFEKTKVVP
- a CDS encoding outer membrane protein, whose product is MFRVSFAFASALTLLAAGPALAADMYGGNPPPAAYTAYQPAGTAPGNWQGAYIGVQAGYNFGGARDRFNGGPTVSPSFGGAVGGVYGGYNANIGQNVVVGVEADANLSGQSSTSTVGGVNYKNRSGWNASLRARAGVGFERVMPYATAGVALAENKVSTPTASSTPTKVGVALGVGMEGQITNNIIARGEYMYQGFGNSTHTLGGQTLTSSFSNNQLKAGVAYKF
- a CDS encoding DUF3775 domain-containing protein, which codes for MDISVETVRELIEHFRLLDAKDGGGGAAQDAFDDGGNVLADLAGDATGDVVAGVINGLDVDEQADLVALVWIGRGDFEPTEWPAAVRRAGERATRSTARYLLGIPNVGDLLEEGLAAMGLDDEA
- the rlmJ gene encoding 23S rRNA (adenine(2030)-N(6))-methyltransferase RlmJ, which codes for MNYRHAFHAGNFADVFKHAVLVRLILGLQRKDAAFRILDTHAGIGLYDLAADEATRTGEWRDGIARLLAKPLAGAAAELIAPYLATVAHANDHESAAGPLAPEALRHYPGSPAIARTLLRRQDRLTLTELHPADAQTLAARFAGDIQTKVIELDGWLAPKSFLPPKERRGLVLIDPPFESRDEFRHLTDALVEGYRRFATGVFALWYPIKDEAEVKRFYARLADTGIRKILAAEFRVARVAADRPLSACGMVVVSPPWQLDGEIATLGRALAERLSVGPGAGASVRWIVPE